In Agrobacterium sp. RAC06, a single window of DNA contains:
- the fdhF gene encoding formate dehydrogenase subunit alpha translates to MPLVPEIDYGTPASRSEKLVTLTIDGREITVPEGTSIMRASMEAGIQVPKLCATDMVDAFGSCRLCLIEVEGRNGTPASCTTPVAPGIVVHTQTERLKAIRKGVMELYISDHPLDCLTCAANGDCELQDMAGAVGLRDVRYGYEGENHVKARSAEGGINAQWMPKDESNPYFTYDPSKCIVCSRCVRACEEVQGTFALTIEGRGFDSRVSPGAHEAFLSSECVSCGACVQACPTATLTEKSVIAIGQPEHSAVTTCAYCGVGCSFKAEMRGEELVRMVPWKDGQANRGHSCVKGRFAYGYASHKDRILNPMIREKISDPWREVTWEEAYAHVASEFKRIQYQYGREAIGGITSSRCTNEETYLVQKLIRAGFGNNNVDTCARVCHSPTGYGLGQAFGTSAGTQNFDSVEHSDVVVVIGANPTDGHPVFGSRLKKRLRQGAKLIVIDPRRIDLVRTPHVEAAHHLPLKPGTNVAVLTALAHVIVTEGLFDERFIRERCDWSEFEDWAGFVSDPAHSPEETEKFTGVPAAELRSAARLFATGGNGAIYYGLGVTEHSQGSTTVMAIANLAMVTGNIGRPGVGVNPLRGQNNVQGSCDMGSFPHELPGYRHVSDDATRETFEKLWGVELSNEPGLRIPNMLDAAVDGSFKGIYIQGEDILQSDPDTKHVSAGLAAMECVVVHDLFLNETANYAHVFLPGSTFLEKDGTFTNAERRINRVRKVMSPKNGYADWEVTQKLAQAMGLSWNYSHPSQIMDEIAATTPSFAGVSYDYLEKMGSVQWPCNEKFPVGSPIMHVDGFVRGKGKFIRTEYVPTDERTGPRFPLLLTTGRVLSQYNVGAQTRRTENSVWHEEDRLEIHPHDAELRGVKDGDWIKLASRSGDTTLRALITDRVAPGVVYTTFHHPNTQANVITTDFSDWATNCPEYKVTAVQVSPSNGPTEWQEEYEELSRRSRRIAGKLEAAE, encoded by the coding sequence ATGCCCCTCGTTCCTGAAATCGACTACGGCACGCCCGCCTCGCGCTCGGAAAAACTGGTGACGCTCACCATCGACGGACGCGAAATCACGGTGCCCGAGGGCACGTCTATCATGCGCGCCTCGATGGAGGCCGGCATTCAGGTGCCGAAGCTCTGCGCGACTGACATGGTCGATGCCTTCGGCTCCTGCCGCCTCTGTCTGATCGAGGTGGAAGGCCGCAACGGCACGCCCGCCTCCTGCACCACGCCCGTGGCACCCGGCATCGTCGTCCACACCCAGACGGAGCGCCTGAAGGCCATCCGCAAGGGCGTGATGGAGCTCTACATCTCCGACCATCCGCTGGACTGCCTGACCTGCGCGGCCAATGGCGACTGCGAGCTGCAGGACATGGCCGGTGCCGTGGGTCTGCGCGATGTGCGCTACGGCTATGAGGGCGAAAATCATGTGAAGGCGCGGTCTGCCGAGGGTGGCATCAATGCCCAGTGGATGCCGAAGGATGAGAGCAATCCCTATTTCACCTATGATCCGTCGAAATGCATCGTGTGTTCGCGTTGCGTGCGGGCCTGCGAAGAGGTGCAGGGTACGTTTGCGCTGACCATCGAGGGCCGCGGTTTCGACAGCCGTGTGTCACCCGGCGCGCACGAAGCGTTTCTCTCGTCGGAATGCGTCTCCTGTGGCGCCTGCGTTCAGGCCTGTCCGACTGCGACGCTGACGGAAAAGTCCGTCATCGCCATCGGCCAGCCGGAGCATTCGGCCGTCACCACCTGCGCCTATTGCGGCGTCGGGTGTTCCTTCAAGGCCGAAATGCGCGGCGAAGAGCTCGTGCGCATGGTGCCCTGGAAGGATGGCCAGGCCAATCGCGGCCATTCCTGCGTCAAGGGCCGCTTCGCCTATGGCTATGCCAGCCACAAGGACCGCATCCTCAACCCGATGATCCGCGAGAAGATCTCCGATCCCTGGCGGGAAGTGACCTGGGAAGAGGCCTATGCCCATGTCGCCTCCGAGTTCAAGCGCATCCAGTACCAGTATGGCCGTGAAGCCATCGGCGGCATCACCTCGTCGCGCTGCACCAATGAAGAGACCTATCTGGTCCAGAAGCTGATCCGCGCCGGCTTCGGCAACAACAATGTCGATACCTGCGCCCGCGTCTGCCACTCGCCGACCGGTTACGGTCTCGGCCAGGCTTTTGGCACGTCTGCCGGCACGCAGAACTTCGATTCGGTCGAGCATTCCGACGTCGTGGTCGTCATCGGCGCCAATCCGACCGATGGTCACCCCGTCTTCGGTTCGCGGCTGAAGAAGCGTCTCCGCCAGGGGGCGAAGCTGATCGTCATCGACCCGCGCCGCATCGATCTGGTTCGCACCCCGCATGTCGAGGCGGCCCACCATCTGCCTCTGAAGCCCGGCACCAATGTCGCCGTCTTGACGGCACTTGCTCATGTCATCGTCACCGAAGGCCTGTTCGACGAGCGCTTCATCCGCGAGCGCTGCGACTGGTCGGAGTTCGAGGACTGGGCCGGTTTCGTCTCCGACCCAGCACATTCGCCGGAGGAAACGGAAAAGTTCACCGGAGTACCCGCGGCAGAGCTGCGGAGTGCCGCCCGCCTGTTTGCCACCGGCGGCAATGGCGCGATCTATTATGGCCTTGGTGTCACCGAACACAGCCAGGGCTCGACGACCGTCATGGCGATTGCCAACCTTGCGATGGTCACCGGCAATATCGGTCGTCCCGGCGTCGGCGTGAACCCGCTGCGCGGCCAGAACAATGTCCAGGGCTCCTGCGACATGGGCTCCTTCCCGCATGAACTGCCCGGCTATCGCCACGTGTCCGACGATGCGACGCGCGAGACCTTCGAAAAGCTCTGGGGCGTCGAGCTCAGCAACGAGCCGGGCCTGCGCATCCCCAACATGCTGGATGCCGCCGTCGATGGCTCGTTCAAGGGCATCTATATCCAGGGCGAGGACATCCTGCAGTCCGACCCCGACACGAAGCACGTCTCGGCAGGACTTGCCGCCATGGAATGCGTCGTCGTGCACGACCTCTTCCTCAACGAAACGGCGAACTACGCCCATGTCTTCCTGCCGGGCTCGACCTTCCTCGAAAAGGACGGGACCTTCACCAATGCAGAGCGCCGCATCAACCGCGTGCGCAAAGTGATGAGCCCGAAGAATGGCTATGCGGATTGGGAAGTGACACAGAAGCTCGCCCAGGCCATGGGGCTTTCGTGGAACTATAGCCATCCGTCTCAGATCATGGACGAGATCGCCGCAACCACGCCGAGCTTTGCCGGTGTCTCCTACGACTATCTCGAAAAGATGGGTTCGGTGCAGTGGCCCTGCAACGAGAAATTCCCTGTGGGATCGCCGATCATGCATGTCGACGGCTTCGTGCGCGGCAAGGGCAAGTTCATCCGCACGGAATATGTGCCAACGGACGAGCGCACCGGCCCGCGCTTCCCGCTGCTTTTGACCACCGGTCGCGTTCTCTCGCAATACAATGTCGGCGCACAGACGCGGCGCACGGAAAACAGTGTCTGGCATGAGGAAGACCGGCTGGAGATTCATCCGCATGATGCCGAACTGCGCGGCGTCAAGGATGGCGACTGGATCAAGCTCGCCAGCCGCTCCGGCGACACCACGCTGCGCGCCCTGATCACCGATCGCGTGGCCCCGGGCGTGGTCTACACGACCTTCCACCACCCGAACACGCAGGCGAATGTCATCACCACGGACTTCTCCGACTGGGCAACCAATTGCCCGGAATACAAGGTGACCGCCGTGCAGGTCTCGCCGTCGAACGGCCCGACCGAATGGCAGGAGGAGTATGAGGAGCTGAGCCGTCGTTCGCGGCGCATTGCAGGCAAGCTGGAAGCGGCGGAATGA
- the fdhD gene encoding formate dehydrogenase accessory sulfurtransferase FdhD, translating to MSDVIGSTARIVGGLKASHGRVSASSRLVPEEVPIAFSYAGSTHAVMMATPDDLEDFAVGFSLAEGIIAGAEDVVSIEAIEAGEGIDVQVTLKEMTAEALVARRRRMAGPVGCGLCGIESIEQASRAVKPVADDGFSMSARDVSQAMAQLTARQDLNRQTRAVHGAGFYSLRQGLVAIREDVGRHNALDKLVGAVVIGGWDPAQGAVVVTSRLSVEMVQKTAALGAPVLIAISAPTALAIRTAAQAGITLIGIARDEDFEIFTRPDRVAEGVPLHV from the coding sequence ATGAGCGATGTGATCGGCTCCACGGCAAGGATTGTCGGCGGGCTGAAGGCGAGCCACGGGCGCGTCTCGGCCAGCAGCCGGCTCGTGCCGGAGGAGGTGCCGATCGCCTTTTCCTATGCCGGCTCCACCCATGCCGTGATGATGGCGACGCCCGATGATCTCGAGGATTTCGCCGTCGGCTTTTCGCTCGCCGAGGGCATCATCGCGGGGGCCGAGGACGTGGTATCGATCGAGGCCATTGAGGCGGGCGAGGGCATCGACGTCCAGGTGACGCTGAAGGAGATGACTGCGGAAGCGTTGGTTGCCAGGCGTCGGCGCATGGCCGGCCCCGTCGGGTGCGGGCTCTGCGGCATCGAGTCGATCGAGCAGGCAAGCCGTGCGGTGAAGCCTGTCGCTGACGACGGCTTCAGCATGTCTGCCCGTGACGTTTCCCAGGCCATGGCGCAGCTGACGGCGCGGCAGGATCTGAACCGCCAGACACGCGCCGTACATGGCGCCGGCTTCTACAGCCTGAGGCAAGGGCTTGTCGCGATCCGTGAAGATGTCGGTCGCCACAATGCGCTGGACAAGCTCGTCGGTGCCGTTGTCATCGGCGGCTGGGATCCTGCCCAGGGTGCGGTCGTGGTCACGAGCCGTCTGTCCGTCGAGATGGTGCAGAAGACGGCAGCGCTCGGTGCGCCCGTGCTGATTGCCATTTCCGCGCCGACAGCGCTTGCCATTCGCACGGCCGCGCAGGCCGGGATCACCTTGATCGGCATTGCGCGCGACGAGGATTTCGAGATTTTCACCCGGCCCGACCGGGTGGCCGAGGGAGTACCGCTGCATGTCTGA
- a CDS encoding formate dehydrogenase subunit delta, whose amino-acid sequence MSETGTDAKLIRMANQIATFFLSQPEEVRAEGVATHINKFWEVRMRRRFHELVAVPDAGFLPLVVEAASSIKRPGASDATAVGLGQEAAVGGPFGKGVAAGESLSEPSIPETTA is encoded by the coding sequence ATGTCTGAAACCGGCACCGACGCCAAGCTGATCCGCATGGCGAACCAGATCGCCACCTTTTTCCTGTCGCAACCGGAAGAGGTGCGTGCGGAGGGGGTGGCTACGCATATCAACAAGTTCTGGGAGGTCCGCATGCGCCGCCGCTTCCATGAGTTGGTGGCGGTCCCCGATGCCGGTTTTCTGCCGCTGGTGGTCGAGGCCGCCAGCAGCATCAAGCGCCCCGGCGCGTCTGATGCCACCGCCGTCGGTCTTGGTCAGGAGGCTGCTGTTGGTGGACCCTTCGGCAAAGGGGTAGCCGCAGGCGAGTCGCTGTCGGAGCCCAGCATCCCGGAGACGACGGCCTGA
- a CDS encoding asparaginase domain-containing protein: MKLLLIHTGGTIGMAETPEGLAPLKGLVEEAIAARLPAGAVLTADVFDPLLDSADVGPAHWNRMLETIRRHPDAAVIITHGTDTMAFSGAALSQALAGENRRVILCGSMLPLGHQGDAEGNLDLAISATASKEPGVFLAFAGKLLAADGLVKHDSHEADAFRAQPQATPDVPQRRTFEDRKLAILTLSPGIPAEAVKAMLERLDGAVLRIFGAGTAMNDTVLLSVLAEAVKSGKRLRAVSQCEAGGLSPGAYAAGTGLWSTGIENGGTETPEAALIHLWLN, from the coding sequence ATGAAACTGCTGCTGATCCACACGGGTGGAACGATCGGGATGGCCGAGACGCCGGAAGGGCTGGCACCCCTGAAGGGGCTCGTGGAAGAAGCGATTGCGGCACGCCTGCCCGCCGGCGCGGTTTTGACCGCTGACGTCTTCGATCCCTTGCTCGACAGCGCCGATGTGGGTCCTGCCCACTGGAACCGAATGCTGGAAACGATCCGCCGCCATCCGGATGCAGCCGTGATCATCACCCACGGCACCGACACCATGGCCTTTTCCGGTGCAGCGCTGAGCCAGGCTCTGGCGGGGGAGAACCGCCGCGTGATCCTCTGCGGCTCCATGCTGCCACTCGGGCATCAGGGCGATGCCGAGGGCAATCTCGATCTTGCGATCTCGGCTACGGCAAGCAAAGAGCCCGGCGTTTTCCTTGCCTTCGCCGGCAAACTTCTCGCGGCTGACGGCCTGGTGAAGCATGACAGCCACGAAGCCGATGCGTTTCGCGCGCAGCCGCAGGCGACACCCGACGTGCCGCAGCGTCGGACTTTTGAGGACCGAAAGCTCGCGATCCTGACGCTCTCCCCAGGCATTCCGGCAGAAGCTGTGAAGGCGATGCTAGAAAGACTGGACGGTGCGGTGCTGCGTATTTTCGGCGCCGGCACAGCGATGAACGATACCGTCCTGCTGTCGGTGCTCGCCGAAGCAGTGAAGAGTGGAAAGCGGCTGCGGGCGGTGAGCCAGTGCGAGGCAGGCGGCCTGTCACCCGGCGCCTATGCGGCCGGGACCGGCCTCTGGAGCACGGGTATCGAAAACGGCGGCACCGAGACGCCGGAAGCAGCACTCATCCATCTCTGGCTAAACTGA
- a CDS encoding chemotaxis protein CheW has product MATISSTSFGSETLEIIAFRLHDQEFCVKTTTIREIRGWAPSTPIPHAPADVIGVMNLRGSVIPIIDLAYKLGMKSTVANERSAIVVAEVHNMVIGMLVDRVSDILTIPSSQVQPVPEVSASFDKTFSEGIIANENGMICFLNLAKMFKGSDLEDLAA; this is encoded by the coding sequence ATGGCAACTATCAGCTCCACCAGCTTCGGCAGTGAGACCCTCGAGATCATCGCCTTCCGGCTTCATGATCAGGAATTCTGCGTCAAGACCACGACCATTCGCGAAATCCGCGGCTGGGCCCCGTCGACGCCGATCCCGCATGCGCCGGCCGATGTCATCGGTGTCATGAACCTGCGCGGCTCGGTCATCCCGATCATCGACCTCGCCTACAAGCTGGGCATGAAGAGCACGGTTGCCAATGAGCGTTCGGCGATCGTCGTGGCCGAAGTCCACAACATGGTCATCGGCATGCTGGTCGACCGCGTTTCGGACATCCTGACCATCCCGTCGAGCCAGGTTCAGCCGGTTCCGGAAGTTTCCGCTTCCTTCGACAAGACCTTCTCTGAAGGCATCATTGCCAACGAGAACGGCATGATCTGCTTCCTGAACCTCGCCAAGATGTTCAAGGGTAGCGACCTGGAAGATCTGGCCGCCTGA
- a CDS encoding methyl-accepting chemotaxis protein: MGLIALPGAESKAILESLGRSQAVIEFKLDGTIITANENFCRALGYSLEEIKGKHHRIFCDPAYTATADYQEFWAMLNSGKFESREYKRLKKDGSEIWIQASYNPVFKNGKLWKIVKFASDITAAKQKSAEDSGKLEAISRVQATIEFTPTGEILTANENFLSTLGYTLGEITGKHHSMFCEADYARTDAYREFWKKLASGQFVSEEFKRIGKGGKIVWIQASYNPILDASGRVFKVVKYATDITGRVNAVDEIAKGLTALANGDLTATIDKPFIPSLEQIRTDFNAAMTRIAAAMQGVSYNTDAIASGSSQIREASDNLAKRTEQQAAAVEETAAALEQITQTVADSSKRANEAGQLVARTKEGAEKSGLVVKNAIQAMGQIENSSKEISNIIGVIDDIAFQTNLLALNAGVEAARAGEAGKGFAVVAQEVRELAQRSATAAKEIKALINTSSDQVKTGVQLVGETGKALEQIVIEVKDINTNVAAIVEASREQSTGLSEINKAVNAMDQNTQQNAAMVEESTAASHSLAKQAASLRELVSQFRIGQHSSHKVMEARPDASPVASPARKLMASVARAAGGAAAAKVQEGWEDF; this comes from the coding sequence ATGGGATTGATAGCGTTGCCTGGGGCGGAGTCAAAGGCGATCCTTGAGTCATTGGGGAGGTCACAGGCAGTCATCGAATTCAAGCTCGACGGTACGATCATCACAGCGAACGAAAATTTCTGTCGGGCGCTCGGCTATAGCCTTGAAGAGATCAAGGGCAAGCACCACCGCATCTTCTGTGATCCTGCCTACACCGCCACCGCTGACTACCAAGAATTCTGGGCGATGCTCAATTCCGGGAAATTCGAGAGCCGCGAATACAAGCGTCTTAAGAAAGACGGCAGCGAGATCTGGATCCAGGCCTCCTACAATCCCGTTTTCAAGAACGGAAAGCTGTGGAAGATCGTCAAATTCGCCAGCGACATCACGGCGGCAAAGCAGAAGAGTGCGGAAGACTCCGGCAAGCTCGAAGCGATCTCCCGTGTCCAGGCAACGATCGAATTCACGCCCACGGGCGAGATACTGACGGCCAACGAAAACTTCCTCTCGACCCTTGGCTACACGCTCGGCGAGATCACCGGTAAGCATCATTCCATGTTTTGCGAGGCGGATTACGCGCGCACCGACGCCTATCGCGAGTTCTGGAAAAAACTCGCGTCTGGACAATTCGTCTCTGAGGAGTTCAAGCGCATCGGCAAGGGCGGCAAGATCGTCTGGATCCAGGCATCCTACAATCCGATCCTCGATGCCAGCGGCCGCGTCTTCAAGGTGGTGAAATACGCAACCGACATTACCGGCCGCGTCAACGCCGTCGACGAAATCGCCAAGGGTTTGACGGCGCTCGCCAATGGTGACCTGACGGCGACCATCGATAAGCCCTTCATCCCGTCGCTGGAGCAGATCCGCACCGACTTCAATGCCGCCATGACACGCATCGCAGCCGCGATGCAGGGTGTCAGCTACAATACGGATGCTATTGCCTCCGGCTCCTCGCAGATCCGCGAAGCATCGGACAATCTCGCCAAGCGCACCGAACAGCAGGCAGCGGCCGTCGAGGAAACGGCTGCCGCGCTCGAACAGATCACCCAGACGGTCGCCGACAGCTCGAAGCGAGCAAACGAAGCAGGGCAGCTTGTGGCGCGCACCAAGGAAGGGGCTGAAAAGTCCGGCTTGGTGGTGAAGAACGCGATCCAGGCTATGGGCCAGATTGAGAACTCCTCGAAGGAGATCTCCAACATCATCGGCGTAATCGACGACATCGCCTTCCAGACGAACCTCCTGGCCCTGAATGCGGGTGTCGAGGCTGCCCGCGCAGGTGAAGCCGGCAAGGGCTTTGCCGTGGTTGCCCAGGAAGTACGTGAACTGGCGCAGCGTTCGGCAACGGCCGCCAAGGAGATCAAGGCGCTGATCAACACCTCCTCGGATCAGGTGAAGACGGGTGTCCAGCTGGTAGGCGAGACGGGCAAGGCGCTCGAGCAGATCGTCATTGAAGTCAAGGACATCAACACCAACGTCGCAGCGATCGTCGAAGCCTCGCGCGAACAGTCTACCGGCCTGTCGGAGATCAACAAGGCGGTCAACGCCATGGACCAGAACACCCAGCAGAATGCCGCCATGGTCGAAGAATCGACTGCTGCGAGCCATAGCCTCGCAAAACAGGCGGCATCCCTGCGCGAACTGGTGTCACAGTTTAGAATTGGGCAACACTCTTCGCATAAAGTCATGGAAGCGCGTCCCGATGCTTCACCTGTGGCATCACCGGCACGCAAACTCATGGCGAGTGTCGCTCGCGCCGCAGGTGGCGCAGCCGCTGCCAAGGTACAGGAAGGTTGGGAAGATTTCTAA
- the rocF gene encoding arginase: MAMQQKTVALIGVPLEEGSGRGGCAMGPAAYRIAGIGPAMRDLGYTVEDRGDLRPEPASDLADMPRAKNLPVVGAFTRAIEAATYEAAASGAVPILLGGDHSLSMGSVSGMVRYASVVGRPLYVLWLDAHSDFNAPETSPSGNIHGMPVAFFCGKAEFAPILPSERPFVDPRHVYQVGIRSVDEEERRLISENAVNVYDMRAVDEEGMGSIVKRILADVREANALLHVSLDVDFLDPDVAPGVGTTVPGGATFREAHLIMELLHDSGLVSSLDLVELNPFLDDRGRSARVMVELAASLFGRRILDRPTRGG; this comes from the coding sequence ATGGCCATGCAACAGAAGACTGTCGCCCTCATCGGGGTACCGCTCGAGGAAGGATCGGGCCGCGGCGGGTGTGCCATGGGGCCTGCAGCCTATCGCATTGCCGGGATCGGTCCGGCCATGCGTGACCTCGGCTATACCGTCGAGGATCGCGGCGATCTTCGGCCGGAGCCGGCATCGGATCTGGCGGACATGCCACGCGCCAAGAACCTGCCTGTTGTCGGCGCCTTCACCCGTGCGATCGAGGCCGCCACTTACGAGGCGGCGGCAAGCGGTGCCGTCCCGATCCTGCTCGGCGGTGACCACAGCCTCTCCATGGGCAGCGTTTCCGGCATGGTGCGTTATGCAAGTGTGGTGGGTCGACCGCTCTACGTGCTCTGGTTGGATGCCCATTCGGACTTCAATGCGCCTGAGACCTCTCCGTCCGGCAATATCCATGGCATGCCCGTCGCGTTCTTCTGCGGCAAGGCTGAATTTGCCCCGATCCTTCCGAGCGAGCGGCCATTCGTCGATCCACGGCATGTCTACCAGGTCGGCATCCGTTCGGTCGACGAGGAGGAACGCCGGCTGATCTCGGAGAATGCCGTCAATGTCTATGACATGCGCGCCGTCGATGAAGAGGGGATGGGCAGCATCGTCAAACGCATCCTGGCCGATGTCCGCGAGGCCAACGCGCTGCTGCATGTCAGCCTCGATGTCGACTTCCTCGATCCCGACGTTGCACCCGGCGTTGGCACCACGGTTCCGGGCGGCGCGACCTTCCGCGAGGCGCATCTGATCATGGAGCTCTTGCACGACAGCGGGCTTGTCTCATCCCTCGACCTCGTCGAACTCAACCCGTTTCTCGATGACCGAGGCCGCAGCGCCCGCGTCATGGTGGAACTGGCTGCGAGCCTCTTCGGCCGCCGCATTCTGGACCGTCCGACCCGTGGCGGATGA
- a CDS encoding Lrp/AsnC family transcriptional regulator, with translation MDDLDRTILGALRQNARLPVASLAAMTGASRATISARIDRLVANGTIAAFTILTGSEIQPSGVRAIIMIEVVGKFHDRVAHQLRGMPQVRSLHSTNGKWDFIAELEERDLASFDETLRRIRLIEGINFTETNILLKTSKVA, from the coding sequence ATGGACGACCTCGATCGCACGATCCTCGGCGCATTACGCCAGAACGCCCGCCTGCCCGTCGCTTCGCTTGCGGCGATGACGGGGGCCTCGCGCGCGACGATTTCGGCCCGTATCGACCGGCTGGTGGCGAACGGAACGATCGCGGCCTTCACCATCCTGACCGGCAGCGAGATCCAGCCCAGCGGTGTCAGGGCGATCATCATGATTGAAGTGGTCGGGAAGTTTCACGACCGGGTGGCCCATCAGCTGCGCGGCATGCCCCAGGTGCGTTCCCTGCACAGCACGAACGGCAAGTGGGACTTCATTGCCGAGCTGGAGGAGCGGGATCTCGCGAGTTTCGACGAAACGCTCAGACGGATCCGGCTGATCGAGGGGATCAACTTCACCGAAACCAATATTCTCCTGAAGACCAGCAAGGTCGCCTGA